A window of Macrotis lagotis isolate mMagLag1 chromosome X, bilby.v1.9.chrom.fasta, whole genome shotgun sequence contains these coding sequences:
- the SIRT6 gene encoding NAD-dependent protein deacylase sirtuin-6 isoform X1, with product MSVNYAAGLSPYADKGKCGLPEIFDPPEELDRKVWELAQMIQRSSNVVFHTGAGISTSSGIPDFRGPQGVWTMEERGLAPKFDITFESARPSKTHMALLQLERVGILKFLVSQNVDGLHVRSGFPRDKLAELHGNMFVEECAKCKTQYVRDVVVGSMGLKATGRLCTVAKVRGLRACRGELRDTILDWEDSLPDRDLNLADEACRNADLSITLGTSLQIRPSGNLPLLTKRKGGRLVIVNLQATKHDRQADLRIHGYVDDVMVKLMKHLCLEIPEWQGPLVVERAPPLLPFPIQLKAESPTPPALPAAPKAEPPRQETGKREQPPPPRLPKRVKVEPMPS from the exons ATGTCGGTGAACTACGCGGCCGGGCTCTCGCCTTATGCGGATAAGGGCAAGTGCGGGCTCCCCGAG ATCTTTGACCCCCCTGAAGAGCTAGACAGGAAAGTATGGGAGCTGGCACAGATGATTCAGAGGTCTTCCAATGTGGTATTTCACACAGGTGCAGGTATCAGCACTTCCTCAGGCATCCCAGACTTCAG GGGCCCCCAGGGTGTGTGGACCATGGAGGAACGGGGCCTGGCACCTAAGTTTGACATAACATTTGAGAGTGCTCGGCCTTCTAAGACCCACATGGCCTTGCTACAGCTGGAGCGAGTGGGTATCCTGAAATTCCTGGTGAGCCAGAATGTAGATGGATTGCACGTGCGCTCCGGCTTTCCCAg GGACAAACTGGCTGAACTCCATGGGAACATGTTTGTCGAAGAATGTGCCAAGTGTAAGAC GCAGTATGTACGTGATGTGGTGGTGGGCAGCATGGGCCTCAAGGCAACAGGACGCTTGTGTACAGTAGCAAAGGTCCGAGGCCTTCGGGCCTGCAG GGGAGAACTGAGGGACACTATCCTGGACTGGGAAGATTCTCTGCCTGACCGTGACCTCAACCTTGCTGATGAAGCCTGCAG GAATGCAGATCTATCCATCACTCTGGGTACCTCACTGCAGATCCGACCCAGTGGCAATCTGCCTCTGCTCACTAAACGCAAAGGAGGCCGCTTAGTCATAGTCAACCTGCAAGCCACTAAGCAC gATCGCCAGGCTGACCTTCGAATTCATGGCTACGTTGATGATGTCATGGTCAAGCTCATGAAGCACCTGTGCTTGGAGATCCCTGAGTGGCAGGGGCCCCTTGTGGTGGAACGGGCCCCACCCCTGCTACCCTTCCCAATACAGTTGAAGGCTGAGTCCCCCACCCCACCAGCCCTGCCCGCAGCACCCAAGGCTGAGCCCCCAAGGCAAGAAACTGGCAAACGGGAGCAGCCCCCCCCTCCCCGGCTGCCCAAGAGGGTGAAGGTGGAGCCTATGCCCAGCTGA
- the SIRT6 gene encoding NAD-dependent protein deacylase sirtuin-6 isoform X2 — protein sequence MIQRSSNVVFHTGAGISTSSGIPDFRGPQGVWTMEERGLAPKFDITFESARPSKTHMALLQLERVGILKFLVSQNVDGLHVRSGFPRDKLAELHGNMFVEECAKCKTQYVRDVVVGSMGLKATGRLCTVAKVRGLRACRGELRDTILDWEDSLPDRDLNLADEACRNADLSITLGTSLQIRPSGNLPLLTKRKGGRLVIVNLQATKHDRQADLRIHGYVDDVMVKLMKHLCLEIPEWQGPLVVERAPPLLPFPIQLKAESPTPPALPAAPKAEPPRQETGKREQPPPPRLPKRVKVEPMPS from the exons ATGATTCAGAGGTCTTCCAATGTGGTATTTCACACAGGTGCAGGTATCAGCACTTCCTCAGGCATCCCAGACTTCAG GGGCCCCCAGGGTGTGTGGACCATGGAGGAACGGGGCCTGGCACCTAAGTTTGACATAACATTTGAGAGTGCTCGGCCTTCTAAGACCCACATGGCCTTGCTACAGCTGGAGCGAGTGGGTATCCTGAAATTCCTGGTGAGCCAGAATGTAGATGGATTGCACGTGCGCTCCGGCTTTCCCAg GGACAAACTGGCTGAACTCCATGGGAACATGTTTGTCGAAGAATGTGCCAAGTGTAAGAC GCAGTATGTACGTGATGTGGTGGTGGGCAGCATGGGCCTCAAGGCAACAGGACGCTTGTGTACAGTAGCAAAGGTCCGAGGCCTTCGGGCCTGCAG GGGAGAACTGAGGGACACTATCCTGGACTGGGAAGATTCTCTGCCTGACCGTGACCTCAACCTTGCTGATGAAGCCTGCAG GAATGCAGATCTATCCATCACTCTGGGTACCTCACTGCAGATCCGACCCAGTGGCAATCTGCCTCTGCTCACTAAACGCAAAGGAGGCCGCTTAGTCATAGTCAACCTGCAAGCCACTAAGCAC gATCGCCAGGCTGACCTTCGAATTCATGGCTACGTTGATGATGTCATGGTCAAGCTCATGAAGCACCTGTGCTTGGAGATCCCTGAGTGGCAGGGGCCCCTTGTGGTGGAACGGGCCCCACCCCTGCTACCCTTCCCAATACAGTTGAAGGCTGAGTCCCCCACCCCACCAGCCCTGCCCGCAGCACCCAAGGCTGAGCCCCCAAGGCAAGAAACTGGCAAACGGGAGCAGCCCCCCCCTCCCCGGCTGCCCAAGAGGGTGAAGGTGGAGCCTATGCCCAGCTGA
- the CREB3L3 gene encoding cyclic AMP-responsive element-binding protein 3-like protein 3, with protein sequence MPGGLESCDPKLPLGWGKEEETCPEHPLLHGDLASEKFQMASSCPMGSVDNLELLDLLFDPQDGVLWFMELGDSDCARAEDQKTQLAPESDKFLSSILGCGDSIPSSPLWSPAASDSGISEDLPSDPQDSPQCFQAGTSPDGHQKASQSSYCHVGPCSGPTGPEGPRAQVLESSVSIDLEMWSSEGIFQDSPELRGSTPSCNLTVKDLLLSSNVDMQQQGSPIVQRPSIGHSQELVLTEDEKKLLAKEGITLPTQLPLTKYEERVLKKIRRKIRNKQSAQESRKKKKEYIDGLELCMSKCTAQNQELQRKVLHLEKQNLSLMEQLRKLQALMVQSTSKSAQTGTCIAVLLLSFALIIFPSISPFAPNKTEAPGDFMPVRVFSRSLNADAASRVFHAPGPGGEELGPQAPSRWSRYPQENISPRPLSDAATPGTGHQPRHRS encoded by the exons ATGCCTGGTGGTTTGGAGAGCTGTGATCCAAAATTGCCCCTAgggtggggaaaggaagaagaaacctgTCCTGAACATCCCCTCCTGCATGGGGACTTAGCCTCAGAAAAG TTCCAGATGGCTTCTTCCTGCCCCATGGGGTCTGTTGACAACCTGGAGCTTCTAGACCTTCTCTTTGACCCACAGGATGGGGTCTTGTGGTTCATGGAACTGGGAGACTCTGACTGTGCCCGTGCTGAGGACCAA AAGACCCAGCTGGCTCCAGAATCAGACAAGTTCCTTAGCTCCATCTTAGGATGTGGGGACTCTATCCCCAGCTCCCCTCTGTGGTCACCAGCTGCCAGTGACAGTGGGATCTCTGAGGACCTGCCTTCTGACCCCCAGGATAGCCCCCAGTGCTTTCAGGCTGGAACCAGCCCAGACGGCCACCAAAAAGCTTCCCAATCTTCCTACTGTCATGTTGGCCCTTGCTCTGGTCCCACTGGGCCAGAAGGGCCAAGAGCCCAAGTACTGGAGTCATCTGTGTCCATAGATCTAG AAATGTGGAGCTCAGAAGGCATCTTCCAAGACAGCCCAGAGCTGAGAGGTTCAACTCCATCCTGTAACCTCACAGTCAAGGACCTGCTTCTCTCCAGCAATGTAGACATG CAGCAGCAGGGATCTCCAATTGTGCAGCGACCCAGCATTGGACACAGCCAGGAACTGGTCCTGACTGAGGATGAGAAGAAACTCCTTGCCAAGGAGGGCATCACTCTGCCCACACAGTTGCCCCTCACCAAG TATGAAGAACGGGTGCTCAAGAAGATCcgaaggaaaataagaaataagcaGTCAGCACAAGAGAGCcggaaaaagaagaaggaatacATTGATGGGTTGGAGCTCTG CATGTCGAAGTGCACAGCCCAAAACCAGGAGCTTCAGAGGAAGGTCTTGCACTTggagaaacaaaatct ATCTCTCATGGAGCAGTTGAGGAAACTTCAGGCCCTCATGGTACAGTCTACCAGCAAATCGGCCCAGACAGGCACCTGTATAGCA GTCCTGCTGCTGTCTTTTGCCCTAATCATCTTCCCTTCCATCAGTCCCTTCGCCCCCAACAAAACTGAGGCACCGGGAGACTTTATGCCAGTCAGAG TATTCTCCAGGTCACTGAACGCCGACGCCGCCTCCCGGGTGTTCCACGCTCCAGGTCCAGGTGGGGAGGAGCTAGGTCCCCAAGCCCCTAGCCGCTGGAGTCGGTATCCCCAAGAGAACATCAGCCCGAGGCCCCTGTCCGACGCTGCCACTCCAGGCACCGGACACCAGCCGAGACACCGGAGCTGA